GGATCGTTCGCGCGGTAACATCGTGGTTTCGCGTCGTGCCGTTCTTGAAGAAACCCGTGCTGAACAGCGTGCAGAGCTGATCCAGAACCTCCAGGAAGGTCAGGTTCTTGACGGCGTTGTCAAAAACATCACCGATTACGGCGCATTCGTCGATCTGGGTGGCGTTGACGGCCTGCTGCACGTTACCGACATCGCATGGAAGCGTATCAACCACCCGTCTGAAGCTCTTCAGATCGGTCAGACCGTCAAGGTCCAGGTTATCCGTTTCAACAGCGAAACCCAGCGTATTTCGCTTGGCATGAAGCAGCTTGAAGCTGATCCGTGGGAAGGTGTTGAAGCCAAATACCCGGTCGGTTCCAAGTTTGAAGGTCGCGTTACCAACATCACCGATTACGGCGCATTCGTCGAACTCGAAGCTGGTGTTGAAGGCCTGGTCCACGTTTCTGAAATGTCCTGGACCAAGAAAAACATTCACCCGGGCAAAATCGTTTCGACCTCGCAGGAAGTCGAAGTCATGGTCCTGGATGTTGACAGCCAGAAGCGCCGCATTTCGCTTGGCCTCAAGCAGTGCACCTCGAACCCGTGGGATGCTTTCCTCGCTGCCCATCCGGTCGGCTCGGAAATCGAAGGCGAAGTCAAGAACATCACCGAATTCGGTCTGTTCATTGGCCTGCTCGGCGGTATCGACGGTATGGCTCACCTGTCCGATCTCTCCTGGGATCGTCCGGGCGAAGAAGTCATCAAGGAATACAAGAAGGGCGACGTCGTCAAAGCCAAGGTTCTTGACGTTGACGTTGAAAAAGAACGTATCTCCCTGGGCATCAAACAGCTCAACGAAGATCCGTTCAAAGAAGCTGCTTCGGGTATTAAACGCGGTGACACCGTTACCTGTGAAATCACCGAAACCAATGACGGCGGCATCGAAGTTTCCGTTGGCGATGGCGAACTGAAGGGCTTCATCCGTAAGGCTGAACTGGCTCGTGACCGTTCTGACCAGCGTCCGGAGCGTTTCGCTGTTGGCGAAAAGATCGACGCACGCGTTGTTTCTGTTGATCGTAACTCGCGCAAAGTTTCTCTCTCGGTCAAGGCTCTTGAAGTCGCTGACGAGAAGAAAGCAATGGCTGATTACGGTTCGGCTGACAGCGGCGCATCGCTCGGTGATATCCTGGGTGAAGCTCTGCGTAAAAAACAGCAGGACGCTGAATAAGCCTCTTTCGCTGTCTGATTTTCCCTTCGGGGATGCGAACGGGTCGTGCTTTGCACGGCCCGTTTTCGTTTGTCTGCGCGGTGTGGCATTCGGTGCTTCCGCCCTTCTTTCCGGCAATATAGCTGTTTGGGTGGTTTGCGCCTGCGACGGTATGGCTTCAGCTACAGCCTGATTAAGGGCAAAGGGCTTTATTGGCGCGAATTTGTTCACAGCTGGGCGGATCAAACCGTTCATTGGCTGCGTTATCACCACCAGTATTTGCGAAAAATCCCGCCGGACACTTTTTCTTCTTGCCAACCGCGTGCAGAGAAACCATTTGAAAAGGCACGGTTTTTGTTTTCTTTCAGTCAGGTAGTAATAACCCGATGGCCCTTGATGCCGATTTCATCCTTGATCGACGCCGTTTGAAAAAATCGATACTGCGCTGGCGTGTGCTTGCTGGCGTGGCCGTAGTGGTTGCCATTGTGGTGGGCCTGG
The window above is part of the Thalassospira marina genome. Proteins encoded here:
- the rpsA gene encoding 30S ribosomal protein S1; translation: MATAEEAQFTTGENFADLLAETLGSEDEGFVGRVMTGTVVKKTDDDAIVDVGLKSEGRVPLKEFGAGAVSIGDTVDVYVDRYENKDGLIVLSREKARREEAWVELEKQFNEGKRVDGTIFGRVKGGFTVDLSGAVAFLPGSQVDIRPVRDVTPLMNNPQPFQILKMDRSRGNIVVSRRAVLEETRAEQRAELIQNLQEGQVLDGVVKNITDYGAFVDLGGVDGLLHVTDIAWKRINHPSEALQIGQTVKVQVIRFNSETQRISLGMKQLEADPWEGVEAKYPVGSKFEGRVTNITDYGAFVELEAGVEGLVHVSEMSWTKKNIHPGKIVSTSQEVEVMVLDVDSQKRRISLGLKQCTSNPWDAFLAAHPVGSEIEGEVKNITEFGLFIGLLGGIDGMAHLSDLSWDRPGEEVIKEYKKGDVVKAKVLDVDVEKERISLGIKQLNEDPFKEAASGIKRGDTVTCEITETNDGGIEVSVGDGELKGFIRKAELARDRSDQRPERFAVGEKIDARVVSVDRNSRKVSLSVKALEVADEKKAMADYGSADSGASLGDILGEALRKKQQDAE